In Solanum stenotomum isolate F172 chromosome 6, ASM1918654v1, whole genome shotgun sequence, one DNA window encodes the following:
- the LOC125866615 gene encoding squamosa promoter-binding-like protein 1 yields MEARNFHGPVVSNMEVGGKKSREWDSNDWVWDGDRFTAEPLNSLPSDCRSKQLFPIGSEIPETATGIFNGFSSGAGELTLGFDERRKELEKRRRTIVIDDDDEQNGEAGSLNLKLGEQLYPVMEGEVEKWEGKNGKKTKISGVSSNRAVCQVQDCRADLSCAKDYHRRHKVCEVHSKAAKALVGNVMQRFCQQCSRFHVLEEFDEGKRSCRRRLAGHNKRRRKTHPENVANGASVTDEGGSHYLLISLLRILANVQFNSSEQTKDQDLLSHLLRNLASLAGTANERNTSSLLPAPLDLQNTGTSMEAPKEDSLRPNGNCLTKPASEVTEKRMDTGTSDAERGISQNPRASQPETMCCRKESLPINANAPVTTSAPLKLNIDLNNIYDDSQGGIQKLQNFGAFANPGAGSSGRPLWISHDPHKSNSTRTSWNSGSTSSLSPSSSSGEAQSRTDRIVFKLFGKDPGEIPTGLRKQVLDWLSHSPTDIESYIRPGCIILTIYLRMDKPIWEELYCDLNSSLRKLLNASAGSFWRTGWVYSRVKDRVAFLFNGQVVLDTPLPSHRSCGISIIKPIAVCASERVQFLVKGFNLSRPTTRLLCAMEGKYLVQGNCIDMVVGADSCMDHNEIQSLSFPCTVPNATGRGFIEVEDHGLSSNFFPFIVAEKEVCSEIRTLESIIEVAKMADGFLRGTEEFQARDQALDFLHELGWLLHRSHLKFRVGSGASLNLFPFQRFHRLIDFSIDHDWCAVVKKLLDVFFNGVVDVGIQSSLDIPLQEVGILHRAVRRKCRSMVDVLLKYHHHGAFDKSGLQKQEDDRGYLFRPDAVGPGGLTPLHVVASLAGYENILDALIDDPGQVGIEAWKSARDSTGLTPNDYACLRGHYSYVHMVQKKINQKPGDGHVVLDIPVSLLDSNLKQKLSDGHRSVKVTSFQTEKSLGKPIHRQCKQCKQKLSYGNSGTSLVYKPAMLSMVAIAAICVCVALLFKSSPEVLYSFRPFRWELLKYGSI; encoded by the exons ATGGAGGCTCGTAATTTTCATGGTCCAGTTGTGTCAAATATGGAGGTTGGTGGGAAGAAGAGTAGGGAGTGGGATTCGAATGATTGGGTGTGGGATGGTGATCGATTTACTGCTGAACCGTTGAATTCTCTGCCATCAGATTGTAGGAGTAAACAGCTGTTTCCTATAGGATCAGAGATTCCAGAAACTGCTACTGGAATCTTTAATGGTTTTTCATCTGGCGCAGGTGAATTGACATTAGGATTTGATGAACGGAGGAAGGAATTGGAGAAAAGGAGGCGGACGATTGtaattgatgatgatgatgagcaGAATGGTGAGGCTGGGTCTCTCAATTTGAAGCTTGGTGAACAGTTGTATCCTGTGATGGAAGGGGAAGTGGAAAAATGGGAAGGGAAGAATGGTAAAAAGACGAAAATTAGTGGGGTTTCATCGAATCGTGCTGTTTGTCAAGTGCAGGATTGTCGAGCTGATTTGAGCTGTGCTAAAGATTACCATCGACGACATAAAGTGTGTGAGGTGCATTCTAAAGCAGCAAAAGCTTTGGTTGGGAATGTTATGCAGCGTTTCTGTCAGCAGTGTAGTAG GTTTCATGTTCTCGAAGAGTTTGATGAGGGGAAGCGGAGCTGTCGTAGGCGTTTAGCTGGGCATAACaaacgaagaagaaaaacacATCCAGAAAATGTAGCTAATGGAGCCTCCGTGACTGATGAGGGGGGTAGCCACTACTTATTAATTAGTCTGCTGAGGATACTGGCCAATGTACAGT TCAATAGCTCGGAGCAAACTAAAGACCAGGATCTATTGTCACATCTGCTGAGAAACTTAGCTAGTCTGGCTGGTACAGCTAATGAGAGGAACACATCGAGCTTGTTGCCTGCACCTTTAGATCTGCAAAACACAGGGACATCTATGGAGGCTCCAAAAGAG GACTCTCTTAGGCCTAATGGGAATTGTTTGACTAAACCTGCATCAGAAGTGACAGAGAAGAGAATGGACACGGGCACGAGTGATGCTGAACGTGGAATTTCACAAAATCCTCGTGCTTCACAGCCTGAGACTATGTGTTGTAGAAAAGAGAGCTTACCTATCAATGCAAATGCCCCAGTCACCACATCTGCACCGTTGAAGCTAAATATTGATTTGAATAACATCTATGATGATTCTCAAGGTGGCATTCAAAAGTTGCAGAATTTTGGTGCCTTTGCAAACCCAGGGGCTGGATCTTCTGGCCGTCCTCTATGGATAAGTCATGACCCTCACAAGTCAAACTCCACAAGGACAAGTTGGAACTCAGGATCCACCTCATCCCTTTCACCATCTAGTTCAAGTGGAGAGGCTCAG AGTCGAACGGATCGTATTGTCTTTAAACTTTTTGGGAAAGATCCTGGTGAAATTCCCACAGGCTTGCGGAAGCAG GTTCTTGATTGGCTATCACACAGtcctacagatattgaaagctATATTAGACCTGGTTGTATTATATTAACAATATATCTTCGGATGGATAAACCCATATGGGAGgag CTTTATTGTGATCTTAACTCTAGTTTGAGGAAACTTCTTAATGCATCCGCTGGTTCATTTTGGCGAACTGGATGGGTTTATTCTAGGGTGAAGGATCGAGTGGCATTTTTGTTTAATG GGCAGGTTGTTCTGGACACTCCCTTGCCAAGCCATAGAAGCTGTGGGATATCAATCATCAAACCTATAGCAGTTTGTGCCTCTGAAAGAGTTCAATTTTTGGTCAAAGGCTTTAACCTATCTCGTCCCACTACAAG GTTACTATGTGCCATGGAAGGGAAATATCTCGTTCAGGGGAATTGTATTGATATGGTGGTAGGAGCTGATTCTTGTATGGACCATAATGAGATCCAGTCCCTTAGTTTTCCTTGTACAGTGCCAAATGCTACTGGAAGAGGGTTCATTgag GTTGAGGACCATGGTCTTAGCAGCAACTTCTTCCCATTTATAGTTGCAGAGAAAGAAGTTTGTTCTGAGATTCGTACATTGGAGAGCATTATCGAGGTTGCTAAAATGGCCGATGGTTTTCTGCGAGGAACTGAAGAATTTCAAGCCAGGGACCAAGCTCTGGACTTTTTACATGAACTCGGTTGGCTGCTTCATAGAAGCCATTTGAAATTTAGAGTGGGTTCTGGTGCCAGCTTGAATCTTTTCCCTTTTCAGAGATTCCATCGGCTTATAGATTTCTCCATTGACCATGACTGGTGTGCTGTAGTAAAGAAACTGTTGGATGTCTTCTTCAATGGCGTTGTGGATGTAGGAATACAGTCATCACTTGACATTCCATTGCAGGAGGTTGGCATCCTTCATCGAGCTGTGAGGAGAAAGTGCAGATCTATGGTAGATGTCCTCTTGAAATATCATCATCATGGAGCTTTTGACAAATCAGGACTACAAAAGCAAGAAGATGATCGTGGCTATTTATTTAGACCTGATGCAGTGGGTCCTGGGGGTTTGACTCCACTTCATGTTGTTGCTAGTCTTGCTGGCTATGAGAATATTTTGGATGCTTTAATTGATGATCCAGGACAg GTGGGAATTGAAGCTTGGAAAAGTGCCCGTGACAGTACCGGACTGACACCCAATGATTATGCATGCCTGCGAGGCCATTACTCATACGTCCATATGGTCCAGAAAAAAATCAATCAGAAACCAGGTGACGGACATGTTGTTCTTGATATCCCTGTTTCGTTGTTGGATAGCAATCTCAAGCAGAAACTATCAGATGGTCATAGGTCGGTAAAAGTAACTAGCTTTCAAACTGAGAAGTCTTTAGGGAAACCAATTCACCGACAATGCAAACAGTGCAAACAGAAATTATCTTATGGAAACTCAGGAACATCACTTGTATACAAACCGGCAATGCTTTCAATGGTTGCAATTGCTGCTATCTGTGTTTGTGTAGCTTTGCTATTCAAAAGTTCACCGGAGGTTCTTTATTCGTTCAGACCCTTCAGATGGGAGCTGCTGAAGTATGGCTCCATCTAA
- the LOC125866655 gene encoding uncharacterized protein LOC125866655, protein MAARQIQKRILSLLSTKTFISQGLPWSSVSPARSSFGMNNICSRRCFQTVTEITKEAVEVGESNKDCDPDTNTNSAAAVVSSIMKETTYKYTVQSNLKTSPRHDLMMIFTCTVCETRTMKTVCRESYEKGVVVARCDGCKNIHLIADRLGWFGEPGSVEDFLAARGEEVKKGCVDTLGFTLEDLAGKKSLETIRGAVESKSEI, encoded by the exons ATGGCGGCTCGGCAAATTCAGAAGCGAATTCTGAGTCTTCTCTCTACTAAAACCTTCATCTCTCAAG GATTACCATGGAGTTCTGTTTCTCCTGCAAGGTCATCTTTTGGCATGAACAATATATGCTCAAGACGGTGTTTTCAAACAGTGACAGAAATCACCAAGGAGGCTGTTGAAGTAGGGGAAAGTAATAAAGATTGCGATCCAGATACCAATACCAATTCTGCTGCTGCAGTTGTTTCTAGTATCATGAAAGAGACCACATACAAGTACACTGTGCAATCTAATCTTAAAACATCCCCAAGACATGACCTGATGATGATCTTCACTTGCACAGTATGTGAAACCAGAACCATGAAAACAGTTTGTCGTGAGTCATACGAGAAAGGTGTAGTGGTGGCTAGATGTGATGGTTGTAAAAACATACACCTTATTGCTGATCGTCTCGGGTGGTTTGGTGAGCCTGGTAGCGTGGAAGACTTCCTGGCTGCTCGTGGAGAGGAAGTGAAAAAGGGCTGTGTTGATACTTTAGGTTTTACACTCGAAGATCTGGCAGGAAAGAAATCACTGGAAACTATTAGGGGAGCAGTAGAATCCAAATCTGAGATTTAG